The genomic interval CCTAGCCATCTTCTTGGACACATATCCCAATGATGAGACCACAGAGGTatgcctctgctctctccctcagaCAGGACAGGAAGGACTGGGCagttggctggggggtgggaacCAAGACTTCTCTCTGGTCTCAGCACAAAAGGGGCCTCCAGGGATCAGGGTGGCGGGCTACCCCAGTGCCTCCCACAGGATGGGCTGGCCATAGAGTAACTGGTGTCTTGGTCTCAGCGTGTGTTCCCGTACATCTCGGTGATGGTGAACAATGGCTCCCTGTCCTACGACCATAGCAAGGATGGCCGCTGGACTGAGCTGGCAGGCTGCACGGCTGACTTCCGCAACCGCGATCATGATACCTTCCTGGCTGTTCGCTACTCCCGTGGCCGTCTGACGGTGAGCAGGCAGGATGGGGGCCGGTTATGCCTGTGCCAGTTCCGTGGAGGCTTAAGTTGATGGGCGGGCTTGGACCTGGCACGTACTTGACTTACTGGCTGGCTGCAGGTGATGACCGACCTAGAGGACAAGAACGAGTGGAAGAATTGCATCGACATCACGGGAGTGCGCCTGCCCACTGGCTACTACTTTGGAGCCTCGGCTGGCACCGGAGACCTGTCTGGTGAGCATCTGGGCCGAGGGAGGCATTAAGTCTCAGTCTTGACCTTCCCTGGTCTGTCGGGAGCTTGTGACATAGTTGATAGCTTTCCTTCTTAAACTTCTTTCCTTTGGTTCCACACACACCTGGGTTTCTTCCTCTACTTTCTAGCATCTGGGAATGTTGTCACTCTTGGGGCTTTATTCCGTGAGCACTCCCTCAGCAGTCTTCCCCTCTGCAGCTAGGGGGCTGAGTATGCTACAGGGTCCCACATTTCCATCACCAGCCCAGACCTTTCCAGACCTTTCCAGACCTTTCCAGACCTGTGTCACCCAACAGCCTGCTCCGCATCTCTGCCTGGATACCCAACAGGCATTTCAGCCTTCACATGCCAATAGCTGAAGCCCACATCTTGCCACCAAGACATAAATGGCACCTCTGTTACTCTAGTTGCTCAGTCCAAGAAGACTTGGTGCCACTGTGGTCTCTATTTTTTCTCTCACATGCCACCTCTTATCCTTTGGTGAGTCTTGCTGGGTTTGTCTTCTCAGGGCAGCAGACTACTTTTCCTCTCTTACTACTTGGCAGGTCCAGGCCATCATCTTCACTCTCTTGGACAACTGCAGGAGCCTCCCATGTGGTCCCCTCCTTCCACACCAGTTCCCCAGCAGTCTCTCCCAGTTCAGTCAGAGCGATTCCATTAAAGCTCAAATGAGGTCTTGCCACTCCTCTCGTCTTCTGCAGAGTCAAGGCCCCTGTCTGTCCCAGTAGCGGTTGCTGGGCCCTGTGTACCATGCCTCCCCTACCGCATCAGCCGTGACTCATGGCTTCCTGCTCCTTTACATCACTCTCAGCTCTTCTTCAGATACACCAGCGCCCTCCTGCTTTGGCCTTTTTACCTGTGCCTCATTCTTACCTCCTTCAGGTCTTGCTCAGATGTCACTTCCTCACTGGGGCCTTCCCTGATTCCCACATACCCCAGTCTCCTATGCACTCCTTACCACCtttcttggctttatttttcttcatagcatttaaCCATCTTGGAATCTACcatgtaatttatttcattttctaggtATGCTTAACTGAATTGTAAGCTTCATAAAGTCAGGGCTCTTATCTTCTTTGGCCCACAGTGTGTCTGTATGCATTGGGATGCTGCTAGCCTATGCAAGCCTCGCTGGGCCACCAGGCCTGGGTGACACTTTATAGTGACCTTTGGCCATGGTTCTCAGAAGGCATCAGGGTCCTCAGAGGGCTGGCACCAAGCCCAGGGTCAGCTCTTGCTGACCAGAAGTGGGAAGCAACGTATAGGACCAGACATAGGGCTTATTTATCCTCAGGATAGATGTTTCTGAGAGCCTCCCCTTCACCCTTGAAATGTCGAGGTTCCTAGAGAGTCCGTTGCTTTGgggttttaaagtttttagtgTGGATAGTCCAATAAGTCCCTTTGCCCCTGTTACCCAGCTTTAGGTAATCATTACTTGCTCGTTGATTACTTGGTAATTAGTTACCAGCTGGATGTCAGTCTTGTGTCATAGTCCTTCATCTCAGGTTATCTGGAATTTCATTGGGTAGTACATCAGCATATGTCAGGAGAAGGTTCTGGAAACAAAGCCAGATCTGTGGCAGGTGAATGCTCTCTAAGGGTATTTGGAGAGGCCCAATAAAGAGTGTTGGAAATTGACTACACAGTAGTGCCTGACCATTAATCAGAGAGTTGGGAATGCCGTCCTCTGCAGCAGGCGTCTCATGGGGAGTCACATGATGTAGTGgtctcttttcccttttaattctttttttgtttgtttattctgggAGAGCGAGTACACGCacgggaggtgggggcagagagagagagggagacaggggatctgaagcaggctctgcgctgacagcagagagcgcaatgcagggctcaaactcacaaaccatgagatcatgacctgagccgaagttggacgcttaactgacggagccacccaggcacccctcttttcccttttataCATCTGAGACCATTGGGAATTTGAGAGTTGAAGGGATTTCCCCACGTTCACACCTAGGAAGGGCAGAGCTTGGGTGGAAACTCTGGTCGAACTTCAGAGTCAGGACTTGTCCCTGCGCCTCCGGGGCTGTGTGTGCTGGGCTCTGAGATACCACTTGGCTCTGCCTGACCCATTTGCCAGGTCCTTGCTCTTTAGGCTGTCCCTTTTCCGGTTTCCACGGATTTCCTCTTGAAATGAGGCTTTTCCTCAGGTTCCAGTAGGTTAGCTGAACTGATGCTGGAATCAAGGGACCAGGACCCCTGTCTTGGCTCTGATCTCAACCTCCCCATCTCACAAATGGGGTGGTCACTTACTGTCAAGCAGAAGTTCTCTTCTGCCCATACCTGAGCCTTTCTCTAGTGTTTTCTGGGACAATCACTGCCCAGGTATTAGAGCCTCGCCCTCAGCTGGTTGCTGAGTCGTTCATCTGCATTCTGAACTTGGGTCTCTGATGGGAGCACCTGGCAGCAGCCTGCCTGCCCCTCGGGAAGATCAGACTTCTCAATTGGCTGTAGAATAACTTGCAGGTCCTTTTCTGGTACATACTATCTGCTGGGCAATCTGTCTCTGCTTTGTGtgtactttctcattttcttgccaTGATTACCAGGCAAGATGGATATTATAACCTGgatttacaaacaaggaaactgcCTCAGGATTTAGACCCAGGTGATTTTGACTGTAAAATCCATGCTTTTTTTCtgtcctgcctcctcccaggTTTGTTAATGTTGAGTTCTAGAGGTATTCTAGCTCCTGGAATACCTGCTGGGGGTCACTGGGAAGAAAACAGACCCCTCACTAGGCAGGAGCAGAATTCTCCCTGTGGGACCTTGCCACTCTGAGGGACTGGAGCAGCAGCTTCTCTCTGGGGAAGGCCATGGGCCCTAAGGCAGTCTCCATGCTCCTTCTAAGCTAACTCTTGATCCTACAGACAATCATGACATCATCTCCATGAAACTGTTCCAGCTGATGGTAGAACATACACCTGATGAAGAGAACATTGACTGGACCaagattgagcccagtgtcaaTTTCCTCAAGTCGCCCAAAGGTATGTATGCAAGGCCCGCCTGGGCCTGGGTGGCCTGGTATGGGGTTGCAGTGGGGCTGGCTTGGCTGAGTGTGTATGGTCCATTTGCTCTTGCTTGGTCCAGTTGTGATTGTGGCTTGGGGTCTTGAATCAGCAGCTAGTGCTAATGAGTAGATTTGTGAGCACCTGGTGCCTATTTCGGCTGGTGCTTAGTGCGGGGTTAATGGCCAGTAAAGCCAGAGGGGCCAGTTTGTTGGTATAGGTGGCATGCAGGGCATTCTGATACAACATGTGTGTGGTCTCAGTGAATGGCCTGGGAAGTAGGTGCTGCCCCTAGCCAGGGCAACTGGTCTTCCAGGTTTCCTCAGCTAGAAAGAAGTAAAGACAAGAATCAACTTTGAGTTTTTGCAAAGCCCCAAAGCCTGGACTCTTTCCATGGTGCTAATTAGCCACCAGTCTCTCCTCACAGAGCAAGAGTTCTGGTTGAAGTGAAACCCCTATGTGTGTAGACATCCAAGAACCCTGAAGTTTGCCTATGGGCCAGGATGGGGGCACTGAGGAGCCTCTCAGCCTAGCCCAAGGTCACCATGTAGAGTGTGAGCCAGAGTGGAACCCAGCACTTAATGTGACCTCTCACTTTTTTAAGATTCATATTGCTTACAAATATCTCAGGGGCTAAACAAATCCTGCCGTGTACCCACTGTTTTTGCAACCTTTGATTGGAGAGTTTCTGGCTGAGGGCTTTCAGAGAATTCCTCTGCTCTGACCTACCCAGCAACCCAATAAGGTTGGCCAGGCAGGGGTTAACTCATTTGCAGACCTGTTGATCCATTTGCTCCTTTAGCAGATGGTTCCAGAGCTTTCATTCACTGCCTAGCCATGGGCTAGGTGCCGTCCTAGGGCTTAGTCTAGTgactgaggcagagaagggggcagaggaaaaCAGGCTGGTGGTGAGACCACGTCAGCAGGCCTGCCCTGGTTAGGTTGTGTGGGAAAGGATGACGTAGCTTGGCTCCTGCCTGGCATTGCAGGCCTCCTCCACAGTGAGCAGTGGAGGGCTAGGGCTGTGGCTCCGGAGGGAGGCCGAGTGGCAGGAACAGGGCCGAGGCTGCACAGGGCAGGAGGACTTGAGTCCAGATTCCTGTCCCTTCACCCACAGACTAGTGAACTTGACAAAGTCTGTTCCTGCTCTCAGCCTTCTCTAAAAGTGAGATTATGAGCTCCCCATCCCAGGGTAGTTGGGATTCCAGGAGAATATCTCATGTGTCAGGGCCTTGTTTCTGGTAGAATTCTTGATGTTAGCAAGCAGAGAAGTGGTGTGGCTGGAGAAGAAGGACAGGGGATGGAGGGCCTGGGAGATTCCCCCCCTAGGGACCATGGAATACATCCAGGTGTAAGTCAGGGCCGCTTTCGGCCAGGGCTGTGTCTCTCTAGGTCAGGATCTTGGACCACTGACTGCatggggccagggtggggctTGTGAACGCAGGTCTTGGGCTTGCCTTGTGCTGACTCAGGCTCTCCTGGGGAGGCCAGGAATTCGGTTTTCACCAGCCCCTTTCAGAGAAGACACCTGAGGCCTTGCTCCCTGGGAACCTCAGTCCCAGTGGGATTATTCCTGTGTCCATTCCTCCGCCCCTCTCTGGTATAGCTGTGAGCAGGACACAGGGCTGGCTGCGGCCTATTGCTCTGCTCAGTCCTGTTGGACTCCCTGTCTCCCGGGAGCCCGCCTGACCTCTCTCTCCACTTTACCACTTCAGctccccctctcttctcccccagaCAATGTGGATGACCCGACGGGAAACTTCCGCAGCGGGCCCCTGACGGGGTGGCGGGTGTTCCTGCTGCTGCTATGTGCGCTCCTGGGCATCATCGTGTGCGCCGTGGTGGGGGCCGTAGTGTTTCAGAAGCGGCAGGAGCGGAACAAGCGATTCTACTGAGTGGCCGGTGCTCTGCTCTGGGGAAGGCCTGGTTTTGGGCCCCGGCACTaatgtgaacttttttttactgagattgtaaaagaaaaacaagacgaCCTTATTTCTTAACCgtttcaaagaaataattaaagtaTTTTCGTACATTTTGCTTCTTGCCCAGCAGGGATAAGCTGCAGGGCTGGGGAATAGGGTTTGGCATCCCCACACCTGGGGCAGAGGTCCTCGCCCATCTCAGGAGCAGGGAGGAGTCTGTGCCTGGAGCTGGGCCCTGGCAGGTGGCTCTTGAACACTGGAGGGCCCCCCAACCACATTGTGGTGGGTGTCTGACGATGCAAGCAGTGATTTTGTTCTGTGCGGTGTGTGTTGGTGGAAAAGGAGGCTGACTGGAGAACCTGGGCCTTTCTGGTCACCCTCTGAGCTTCTTCCCAAGGCAGAGCCTCGAGTGAGGCTGGAGGAGCAATTTGGTGGGGCTCAGAGTGTGACCGTTTgctaaataaagtgaaataaccAACCTCAGCTGTGTTGACTGTCCTAAGgggcttgcttttcttttccttcaagtaACTTCCAGGTGGCCAGTGCTTTACAGCTCTCAGCCTCCTCCCCTCGGCCTTGCCACACAGCCCCAGGAGGCAAGTGCTGTGCTCCCTGTTCCCAGATGGGGAAGCACAGCTCTGGGAGGTCAAGCGAAACTTGCCCAGTGTCACATAGCATTTGAGGTCATGGGGATGGGGCCTTGTGCCATCTTCCACGTTCTCTGAGCCTCTCACTCTGGGCAGGGGAAGGTCCCACACAGAGGGTGGGACCTAAGTGCAAGCGAACTCTAGGGAACTCGGGCTAAGGGGGGCTTCAGGAAGATCTGGAAGGGATTTGTAGGTACAGAAGGACAGGTTGGGGTCGGTAATGGTATTCCCTTTGTGGTACCTCGAGGGGAGAAA from Panthera uncia isolate 11264 chromosome A1 unlocalized genomic scaffold, Puncia_PCG_1.0 HiC_scaffold_17, whole genome shotgun sequence carries:
- the LMAN2 gene encoding vesicular integral-membrane protein VIP36 isoform X1, producing MAAEGWIWRWGWGRRCPGRPGLPGPGPGPTTPLLLFLLLGPVVADITDGNSEHLKREHSLIKPYQGVGSSSMPLWDFQGSTILTSQYVRLTPDERSKEGSIWNHQPCFLKDWEMHVHFKVHGSGKKNLHGDGIALWYTRDRLVPGPVFGSKDNFHGLAIFLDTYPNDETTERVFPYISVMVNNGSLSYDHSKDGRWTELAGCTADFRNRDHDTFLAVRYSRGRLTVMTDLEDKNEWKNCIDITGVRLPTGYYFGASAGTGDLSDNHDIISMKLFQLMVEHTPDEENIDWTKIEPSVNFLKSPKDNVDDPTGNFRSGPLTGWRVFLLLLCALLGIIVCAVVGAVVFQKRQERNKRFY
- the LMAN2 gene encoding vesicular integral-membrane protein VIP36 isoform X2 — translated: MAAEGWIWRWGWGRRCPGRPGLPGPGPGPTTPLLLFLLLGPVVADITDGNSEHLKREHSLIKPYQGVGSSSMPLWDFQGSTILTSQYVRLTPDERSKEGSIWNHQPCFLKDWEMHVHFKVHGSGKKNLHGDGIALWYTRDRLVPGPVFGSKDNFHGLAIFLDTYPNDETTERVFPYISVMVNNGSLSYDHSKDGRWTELAGCTADFRNRDHDTFLAVRYSRGRLTVMTDLEDKNEWKNCIDITGVRLPTGYYFGASAGTGDLSDNHDIISMKLFQLMVEHTPDEENIDWTKIEPSVNFLKSPKAPPLFSPRQCG